From a single Endozoicomonas euniceicola genomic region:
- a CDS encoding TVP38/TMEM64 family protein, giving the protein MKIRAFLTDNKKSLLGFGLLSCMPLVFSSLVAALLFHHESWLLGLETLQWLPLYLLSAISMALAMTPSTFIALVSGYFLGWNATAFTLAAYLLASALGYKAGQFLDGGRLLKSLQRQKKVRQFLEGLRLQEWPLMIMVRLSPVMPFAVMNLLMPALKIRFNTFLIAGFFGMLPRTLFSIGLGIQAKGLINLLQTPDDHLSSAVFFIVMTILSAGGLIWLIQRTARQILSGKYFTPHNFDYAYHNHKKCTLTDHEKNNLSSSPPSITDSGKQCRPS; this is encoded by the coding sequence ATGAAAATCCGTGCTTTTCTGACAGACAATAAAAAAAGCCTTCTGGGTTTCGGCCTGCTCAGCTGCATGCCTCTGGTGTTCAGCTCACTGGTTGCCGCCCTGCTGTTTCACCATGAATCATGGTTACTGGGGCTGGAAACCCTGCAATGGCTGCCGCTGTATCTGCTGAGTGCCATATCCATGGCACTGGCAATGACGCCCAGCACCTTTATTGCCCTGGTCAGTGGTTATTTCCTTGGCTGGAATGCCACGGCATTTACCCTGGCCGCCTACCTTCTGGCTTCAGCACTGGGTTACAAAGCCGGTCAGTTTCTGGACGGTGGACGCCTTCTAAAAAGCCTTCAACGACAGAAAAAAGTTCGACAGTTTCTTGAGGGGCTTCGCCTTCAGGAATGGCCTCTGATGATTATGGTGAGACTATCTCCCGTAATGCCCTTTGCCGTTATGAACCTGTTAATGCCTGCGCTAAAAATCCGGTTCAATACCTTTCTGATTGCAGGGTTCTTTGGAATGCTGCCAAGAACGCTGTTTTCTATCGGGCTGGGCATTCAGGCCAAGGGGCTTATCAACCTCCTGCAAACCCCTGACGACCATCTTTCCAGCGCTGTCTTTTTTATAGTCATGACGATTCTGTCGGCTGGCGGGCTGATCTGGCTCATCCAGAGAACAGCCCGGCAAATATTATCAGGAAAATATTTTACCCCGCATAATTTCGACTACGCTTATCACAATCATAAAAAGTGCACTCTTACAGACCATGAGAAAAATAATCTGTCTTCTTCCCCTCCTTCTATTACAGACTCAGGTAAGCAGTGCCGCCCCAGTTGA
- a CDS encoding energy transducer TonB yields the protein MLSHPQTRKAAPETPRPVSETPALTETTIATSHADKLLKPRRSENKTPAPSAEKTIAGKALTEEAIAKATFTKEAVNESPDTHKPNAYSRRQPDHNSDFEQWLATLQYMINQNKTYPYQARRLNRSGNVEVLLEVNPDGSLIKAEIIRGRKVFHNSTLKAVRSAFPAGRTHKDRPVTLHVTVHYQLRQP from the coding sequence ATGTTGAGTCACCCTCAGACCCGGAAGGCCGCCCCTGAAACACCACGACCTGTTTCAGAAACGCCAGCGCTGACCGAAACAACAATAGCGACCAGCCATGCAGATAAGCTATTGAAGCCCCGACGATCTGAAAACAAAACCCCAGCTCCCTCAGCTGAAAAGACAATAGCTGGAAAAGCATTAACTGAAGAGGCTATCGCTAAAGCAACCTTTACCAAAGAAGCCGTCAACGAATCTCCTGACACTCACAAACCAAATGCTTATTCACGCCGACAACCTGACCATAACAGTGATTTTGAGCAGTGGCTGGCAACCTTGCAGTACATGATCAACCAGAACAAAACCTACCCCTACCAGGCGCGACGCCTAAACCGTTCAGGAAACGTTGAGGTCTTGCTGGAAGTGAACCCGGATGGTTCATTGATTAAAGCAGAGATTATTCGCGGTAGAAAAGTGTTCCACAACAGCACCCTCAAAGCCGTTCGCAGTGCTTTTCCGGCAGGTCGAACCCACAAAGACAGACCTGTCACTTTGCACGTGACGGTTCACTACCAGCTCAGACAGCCCTGA